In the genome of Nocardioides seonyuensis, one region contains:
- a CDS encoding TetR family transcriptional regulator, whose protein sequence is MFDSATSLRASKRMETARRIMRAANELTLAHGLDGWTMDDLAEASDVSRRTLFNYFPAKLDAVLGPLPTLEGEAIETFLAQGPTGELLEDCRVLAHRILDEEQYDRSQLELHRAVIVTNPRLLLEVHGRFEQVTASLVGHILQREGESFGADRAVILVRLMVALFDCSLGSLVPGAEAPAAPDRPLTELFDAALDTARELFA, encoded by the coding sequence ATGTTCGATAGTGCAACCTCGTTGCGCGCCTCCAAGCGCATGGAGACGGCGCGCCGCATCATGCGAGCGGCCAACGAGCTGACCCTGGCCCACGGCCTCGACGGTTGGACGATGGACGACCTGGCAGAGGCGAGCGACGTCTCGCGGCGCACGCTCTTCAACTACTTCCCCGCCAAGCTCGACGCGGTGCTCGGCCCGCTGCCGACCCTCGAGGGGGAGGCGATCGAGACGTTCCTGGCCCAGGGGCCGACGGGGGAGCTGCTCGAGGACTGCCGCGTCCTGGCCCACCGGATCCTCGACGAGGAGCAGTACGACCGCAGCCAGCTGGAGCTTCACCGCGCCGTCATCGTCACCAACCCGCGACTGCTGCTCGAGGTGCACGGGCGCTTCGAGCAGGTCACCGCGTCGCTCGTCGGACACATCCTGCAGCGCGAGGGTGAGTCGTTCGGCGCCGACCGCGCCGTCATCCTCGTCCGCCTCATGGTGGCGCTGTTCGACTGCTCCCTCGGGTCCCTGGTGCCCGGTGCCGAGGCGCCGGCCGCGCCGGACCGACCGCTCACCGAGCTCTTCGACGCCGCCCTCGACACGGCGCGCGAGCTGTTCGCCTGA
- the upp gene encoding uracil phosphoribosyltransferase, whose product MRLHVVDHPLVSHKLTVLRDTGTDSPTFRRLTDELVTLLAYEATREVRVEPHKISTPVAPTTGVHLASPKPLVVPILRAGLGMLDGMMRLLPTAEVGFLGMVRNEETLEASTYAERLPEDLSGRQCYVLDPMLATGGTLAAAIRFLTDRGADDITAICLLVAPEGVANLEAGLQGLEVPVTVVTAAQDERLNEHGYIVPGLGDAGDRLYGLAH is encoded by the coding sequence ATGCGTCTGCACGTCGTCGACCACCCGCTCGTCTCCCACAAGCTCACGGTGCTCCGAGACACCGGGACCGACTCGCCGACGTTCCGCCGCCTCACCGACGAGCTGGTGACCCTGCTCGCCTACGAGGCCACCCGCGAGGTGCGCGTCGAGCCCCACAAGATCTCGACTCCGGTGGCCCCCACGACGGGTGTCCACCTGGCTTCCCCCAAGCCGTTGGTCGTGCCGATCCTGCGCGCCGGGCTGGGCATGCTCGACGGCATGATGCGCCTGCTTCCGACCGCCGAGGTCGGCTTCCTGGGCATGGTGCGCAACGAGGAGACGCTCGAGGCCTCCACCTACGCCGAGCGGCTCCCCGAGGACCTCTCCGGGCGCCAGTGCTACGTGCTCGACCCGATGCTCGCGACCGGGGGCACGCTGGCCGCGGCGATCCGTTTCCTGACCGATCGCGGTGCCGACGACATCACCGCCATCTGCCTGCTCGTCGCGCCCGAGGGCGTCGCCAACCTCGAGGCGGGGCTCCAGGGGCTCGAGGTTCCCGTGACCGTGGTGACGGCCGCGCAGGACGAGCGCCTCAACGAGCACGGCTACATCGTGCCCGGCCTGGGTGACGCCGGCGACCGGCTCTACGGCCTGGCCCACTGA
- a CDS encoding tRNA adenosine deaminase-associated protein, giving the protein MPEQSDGIDFAVAAIRQDGRWQVSRIAATACESVDTLTHALRRLDADGGALGMIAVDEDFFVLVRVSGSGARVLLSDVTAADEWELAQSAIDFLGLPAHEDDGDPVPAGDLDILGDLGLPAADMGALLDEADLYPDEMLSDVARRLGFGELFDDAIGLTTA; this is encoded by the coding sequence ATGCCCGAGCAGAGCGACGGCATCGACTTCGCCGTGGCTGCCATCCGTCAGGACGGCCGCTGGCAGGTCAGCAGGATCGCGGCGACTGCCTGCGAGTCCGTGGACACGTTGACCCACGCCCTGCGCAGGCTCGACGCCGACGGCGGCGCGCTGGGCATGATCGCCGTCGACGAGGACTTCTTCGTCCTCGTCAGGGTCTCTGGCTCGGGCGCCAGGGTGCTGCTCTCCGACGTGACCGCAGCCGACGAGTGGGAGCTCGCACAGTCCGCCATCGACTTCCTCGGCCTCCCCGCCCACGAGGACGACGGCGACCCGGTGCCGGCCGGCGACCTCGACATCCTCGGCGACCTGGGCCTGCCCGCCGCCGACATGGGAGCCCTGCTCGACGAGGCCGACCTCTACCCCGACGAGATGCTCTCCGACGTCGCCCGGCGCCTCGGGTTCGGCGAGCTCTTCGACGACGCCATCGGGCTGACCACTGCATGA
- a CDS encoding nucleoside deaminase: MRLALAEAAAAGAADDVPVGAVVLDPSGELIGTGHNLREATADPTAHAEVVALRAAAAARGEWRLTGCTLVVTLEPCTMCAGAVVLSRVDRLVFGAYDDRLGAAGSLWDVVRDRRLNHRPEVVAGVLAEESQELLDGFFARHR, translated from the coding sequence ATGCGACTCGCGCTGGCGGAGGCAGCCGCGGCGGGCGCCGCCGACGACGTACCCGTCGGCGCGGTCGTCCTAGACCCCTCCGGCGAGCTGATCGGCACCGGCCACAACCTGCGCGAGGCCACCGCCGACCCCACCGCCCACGCCGAAGTGGTGGCGTTGCGTGCTGCCGCCGCAGCACGTGGCGAGTGGCGGCTCACCGGCTGCACGCTCGTCGTCACCCTCGAGCCCTGCACGATGTGCGCGGGCGCCGTGGTCCTCTCCCGCGTCGACCGCCTCGTCTTCGGGGCGTACGACGACCGGCTCGGCGCCGCGGGCTCGCTGTGGGACGTCGTCCGCGACCGCAGGCTCAACCACCGGCCCGAGGTGGTGGCCGGGGTGCTGGCGGAGGAGTCGCAGGAGCTGCTCGACGGGTTCTTCGCACGCCACCGCTGA